A part of Oncorhynchus kisutch isolate 150728-3 linkage group LG2, Okis_V2, whole genome shotgun sequence genomic DNA contains:
- the LOC109885414 gene encoding pyruvate kinase PKM isoform X2, whose translation MPLPDSFIQKQQLDASMADTFLEHLCLLDIDQEPITARNTSIICTIGPASRSIPKLQEMVKAGMNIARLNFSHGSHEYHGETIKNIREAVETITTDPLYYRPVAIALDTKGPEIRTGLVRGTAEQEVELERGASVRVVTGEGDRDSTDGNVIWVDYPSLPQVLEKGGRIYIDDGLIGLKVLETGPDWVEALVESGGVLGSRKGVNLPGCDLVDMPAVSERDEGDLRFGVAQGVDMVFASFIRCGQDVREVRRALGPFGKDIKVVSKVESRQGVHNFLEILAESDGVMVARGDLGIEIPAEKVFIAQKMMIGRCNSAGKPVICATQMLESMVAHPRPTRAEGSDVANAVLDGADCVMLSGETAKGLFPVESVAMMHSICREAEAAIFQQQLFEELRRLTPLSNDPTEVTAIGAVESSFKCCAGAVIVLTTTGRSAQLLSRYRPRCPIVAVTRSPQVARQAQLLRGVFPVLFHPLPAPVWADDVDNRVNFGMNIGKARGFFKTGDMVIVVTGWIPGSGHTNIMRAVHVP comes from the exons ATGCCCCTCCCAGACTCCTTCATCCAGAAGCAGCAGCTGGACGCCAGCATGGCCGACACCTTCCTGGAGCACCTGTGTCTGCTGGACATCGACCAGGAGCCAATCACAGCCCGCAACACAAGCATCATCTGCACCATCg ggcctGCATCTCGCTCCATCCCCAAACTGCAGGAGATGGTGAAGGCAGGAATGAACATCGCTCGACTCAACTTCTCTCATGGCTCTCATGAG tACCATGGTGAGACCATCAAGAACATCCGTGAGGCGGTCGAGACCATAACCACTGACCCTTTATATTACAGGCCGGTAGCCATCGCCTTGGATACTAAAGGCCCTGAAATACGCACAGGCCTGGTCCGAGGG actgcagAGCAGGAGGTGGAGCTGGAGCGCGGGGCCAGTGTGCGTGTGGTgacaggggagggggacagggacagTACGGATGGGAATGTCATCTGGGTGGACTACCCCAGTCTGCCTCAGGTCCTGGAGAAAGGAGGAAGGATCTATATTGACGACGGACTCATCGGACTAAAAGTCCTGGAGACAG gTCCAGACTGGGTGGAGGCACTGGTAGAGAGTGGAGGTGTTCTGGGCAGCCGTAAGGGGGTCAACCTGCCGGGGTGTGACCTGGTGGACATGCCCGCTGTGAGTGAGCGTGATGAGGGGGACCTGAGGTTCGGCGTGGCCCAGGGGGTGGACATGGTGTTCGCCAGCTTCATCCGCTGTGGCCAGGATGTCAGGGAGGTCCGACGGGCCCTGGGGCCCTTTGGAAAGGACATCAAGGTGGTCAGCAAGGTGGAGAGTCGCCAGGGAGTACAtaa tttcttgGAGATCCTGGCGGAGAGTGATGGGGTGATGGTTGCCAGGGGCGACCTGGGCATAGAGATCCCTGCTGAGAAAGTCTTCATCGCTCAGAAGATGATGATCGGACGTTGCAACTCCGCTGGCAAGCCTGTTATCTGTGCCACACAg atgtTGGAGAGCATGGTAGCCCACCCCAGGCCTACGCGTGCGGAGGGCAGTGACGTAGCTAATGCAGTGTTGGATGGAGCCGACTGTGTGATGCTCTCTGGGGAGACGGCTAAAGGACTGTTCCCTGTCGAGTCTGTGGCCATGATGCACTCG atCTGCAGGGAGGCGGAGGCAGCCATCTTCCAACAGCAGTTGTTTGAGGAGCTTCGTCGTCTGACCCCTCTGTCCAATGACCCTACTGAGGTCACTGCTATAGGAGCTGTAGAATCCTCCTTCAAATGCTGTGCTGGAGCTGTCATAGTACTCACTACTACTGGCAG gtcaGCCCAGCTCCTGTCCCGGTATCGCCCACGCTGTCCCATCGTCGCGGTAACAAGAAGTCCTCAG gtggcACGTCAGGCCCAGCTGCTGAGGGGTGTGTTCCCAGTGCTGTTCCACCCCCTCCCTGCCCCCGTCTGGGCAGACGATGTAGACAACAGAGTCAACTTCGGCATGAAcatag GAAAGGCCAGAGGCTTCTTCAAGACAGGTGACATGGTGATCGTGGTGACCGGCTGGATCCCTGGTTCTGGTCACACTAACATCATGAGGGCAGTCCACGTGCCCTAA
- the LOC109885414 gene encoding pyruvate kinase PKM isoform X1 — MGARIRRYSDVMPLPDSFIQKQQLDASMADTFLEHLCLLDIDQEPITARNTSIICTIGPASRSIPKLQEMVKAGMNIARLNFSHGSHEYHGETIKNIREAVETITTDPLYYRPVAIALDTKGPEIRTGLVRGTAEQEVELERGASVRVVTGEGDRDSTDGNVIWVDYPSLPQVLEKGGRIYIDDGLIGLKVLETGPDWVEALVESGGVLGSRKGVNLPGCDLVDMPAVSERDEGDLRFGVAQGVDMVFASFIRCGQDVREVRRALGPFGKDIKVVSKVESRQGVHNFLEILAESDGVMVARGDLGIEIPAEKVFIAQKMMIGRCNSAGKPVICATQMLESMVAHPRPTRAEGSDVANAVLDGADCVMLSGETAKGLFPVESVAMMHSICREAEAAIFQQQLFEELRRLTPLSNDPTEVTAIGAVESSFKCCAGAVIVLTTTGRSAQLLSRYRPRCPIVAVTRSPQVARQAQLLRGVFPVLFHPLPAPVWADDVDNRVNFGMNIGKARGFFKTGDMVIVVTGWIPGSGHTNIMRAVHVP, encoded by the exons ATGGGAG ctcgCATCAGGCGTTACTCTGACGTCATGCCCCTCCCAGACTCCTTCATCCAGAAGCAGCAGCTGGACGCCAGCATGGCCGACACCTTCCTGGAGCACCTGTGTCTGCTGGACATCGACCAGGAGCCAATCACAGCCCGCAACACAAGCATCATCTGCACCATCg ggcctGCATCTCGCTCCATCCCCAAACTGCAGGAGATGGTGAAGGCAGGAATGAACATCGCTCGACTCAACTTCTCTCATGGCTCTCATGAG tACCATGGTGAGACCATCAAGAACATCCGTGAGGCGGTCGAGACCATAACCACTGACCCTTTATATTACAGGCCGGTAGCCATCGCCTTGGATACTAAAGGCCCTGAAATACGCACAGGCCTGGTCCGAGGG actgcagAGCAGGAGGTGGAGCTGGAGCGCGGGGCCAGTGTGCGTGTGGTgacaggggagggggacagggacagTACGGATGGGAATGTCATCTGGGTGGACTACCCCAGTCTGCCTCAGGTCCTGGAGAAAGGAGGAAGGATCTATATTGACGACGGACTCATCGGACTAAAAGTCCTGGAGACAG gTCCAGACTGGGTGGAGGCACTGGTAGAGAGTGGAGGTGTTCTGGGCAGCCGTAAGGGGGTCAACCTGCCGGGGTGTGACCTGGTGGACATGCCCGCTGTGAGTGAGCGTGATGAGGGGGACCTGAGGTTCGGCGTGGCCCAGGGGGTGGACATGGTGTTCGCCAGCTTCATCCGCTGTGGCCAGGATGTCAGGGAGGTCCGACGGGCCCTGGGGCCCTTTGGAAAGGACATCAAGGTGGTCAGCAAGGTGGAGAGTCGCCAGGGAGTACAtaa tttcttgGAGATCCTGGCGGAGAGTGATGGGGTGATGGTTGCCAGGGGCGACCTGGGCATAGAGATCCCTGCTGAGAAAGTCTTCATCGCTCAGAAGATGATGATCGGACGTTGCAACTCCGCTGGCAAGCCTGTTATCTGTGCCACACAg atgtTGGAGAGCATGGTAGCCCACCCCAGGCCTACGCGTGCGGAGGGCAGTGACGTAGCTAATGCAGTGTTGGATGGAGCCGACTGTGTGATGCTCTCTGGGGAGACGGCTAAAGGACTGTTCCCTGTCGAGTCTGTGGCCATGATGCACTCG atCTGCAGGGAGGCGGAGGCAGCCATCTTCCAACAGCAGTTGTTTGAGGAGCTTCGTCGTCTGACCCCTCTGTCCAATGACCCTACTGAGGTCACTGCTATAGGAGCTGTAGAATCCTCCTTCAAATGCTGTGCTGGAGCTGTCATAGTACTCACTACTACTGGCAG gtcaGCCCAGCTCCTGTCCCGGTATCGCCCACGCTGTCCCATCGTCGCGGTAACAAGAAGTCCTCAG gtggcACGTCAGGCCCAGCTGCTGAGGGGTGTGTTCCCAGTGCTGTTCCACCCCCTCCCTGCCCCCGTCTGGGCAGACGATGTAGACAACAGAGTCAACTTCGGCATGAAcatag GAAAGGCCAGAGGCTTCTTCAAGACAGGTGACATGGTGATCGTGGTGACCGGCTGGATCCCTGGTTCTGGTCACACTAACATCATGAGGGCAGTCCACGTGCCCTAA